One Oryza sativa Japonica Group chromosome 8, ASM3414082v1 DNA window includes the following coding sequences:
- the LOC4345551 gene encoding uncharacterized methyltransferase At1g78140, chloroplastic isoform X1 has protein sequence MWSRCSAGSAVALCGGRGGHRLLSCAAARRRAPGASASAKGIPRSALRASVTPEFVTAAPDEAVEESSVEREPAAENKLRKLACPICYYPLISSSDQSAPVSAASSSSLECSTCKKFYPNRGDYWDMTVAVGSTEYSESTTVTTEVFRTPLVSFLYERGWRQNFIWSGFPGLEREFEMAQTYLKPTTGGIIVDASCGSGLFSRLFVKSELYSLVVALDFSENMLKQCNEYVKQENISDKTLALARADISRLPFVSGSIDAVHAAAAIHCWPSPACAVAEISRVLRPGGVFVASTFVADILPPAVPVLRIGRPYISQFTGSNIFLSEAEFEDLCRACGLIDFKFVRNGFYIMFSATKAS, from the exons ATGTGGTCGCGCTGCTCCGCAGGCTCCGCCGTGGCGCtctgcggcggccgcggcgggcaCCGCCTGCTGTCCtgcgccgcggcgcggcggcgcgcgcctgGAGCGTCCGCCTCCGCGAAGGGCATCCCGCGCTCGGCCCTGCGCGCCAGCGTCACCCCCGAATTCGTCACCGCCGCCCCCGACGAGGCCGTCGAG GAATCTTCGGTGGAGCGTGAACCGGCGGCAGAGAACAAGCTCAGAAAGCTGGCATGCCCAATCTGCTACTACCCCCTCATAAGCTCGAGCGATCAGTCCGC GCCGGTCAGTGCTGCTTCTAGTTCTAGTCTTGAGTGTTCTACCTGCAAGAAATTTTATCCCAATAGAGGGGATTACTGGGATATGACTGTAGCAGTTGGTTCTACTGAGTACTCTGAATCCACGACAGTGACAACTGAAGTTTTCAG GACTCCGCTGGTATCATTTCTTTATGAGAGGGGATGGCGCCAAAATTTCATTTGGAGTGGTTTCCCAGGCCTAGAGAGAGAG TTTGAAATGGCTCAAACTTATTTGAAACCGACAACTGGAGGGATTATAGTTGATGCAAGTTGTGGAAGTGGCCTGTTTTCAAGATTATTTGTTAAGAGTGAACTATATTCTCTTGTTGTGGCACTAGATTTCTCAGAGAACATGTTGAAGCAGTGCAATGAATATGTCAAGCAGGAAAACATTTCAGATAA GACATTAGCCTTGGCGAGAGCTGATATATCCCGACTCCCTTTTGTGAGCGGTTCAATTGATGCTGTCCATGCAGCTGCTGCGATCCATTGTTGGCCATCCCCAGCTTGTGCT GTTGCAGAAATTAGTCGAGTCCTTAGACCTGGGGGCGTTTTCGTTGCTTCCACTTTCGTTGCAGATATTCTTCCACCAGCTGTACCGGTATTGAGGATAGGACGCCCG TACATCAGCCAATTTACCGGCAGTAATATCTTCTTATCAGAAGCGGAGTTCGAAGATCTTTGCAGAGCGTGTGGGCTTATTGATTTCAAGTTTGTCAGAAATGGATTCTATATAATGTTCTCAGCTACTAAAGCAAGCTAA
- the LOC4345551 gene encoding uncharacterized methyltransferase At1g78140, chloroplastic isoform X2 → MWSRCSAGSAVALCGGRGGHRLLSCAAARRRAPGASASAKGIPRSALRASVTPEFVTAAPDEAVEESSVEREPAAENKLRKLACPICYYPLISSSDQSAPVSAASSSSLECSTCKKFYPNRGDYWDMTVAVGSTEYSESTTVTTEVFRTPLVSFLYERGWRQNFIWSGFPGLEREFEMAQTYLKPTTGGIIVDASCGSGLFSRLFVKSELYSLVVALDFSENMLKQCNEYVKQENISDKYGPQFPNHQHLTLALARADISRLPFVSGSIDAVHAAAAIHCWPSPACAVAEISRVLRPGGVFVASTFVADILPPAVPVLRIGRPYISQFTGSNIFLSEAEFEDLCRACGLIDFKFVRNGFYIMFSATKAS, encoded by the exons ATGTGGTCGCGCTGCTCCGCAGGCTCCGCCGTGGCGCtctgcggcggccgcggcgggcaCCGCCTGCTGTCCtgcgccgcggcgcggcggcgcgcgcctgGAGCGTCCGCCTCCGCGAAGGGCATCCCGCGCTCGGCCCTGCGCGCCAGCGTCACCCCCGAATTCGTCACCGCCGCCCCCGACGAGGCCGTCGAG GAATCTTCGGTGGAGCGTGAACCGGCGGCAGAGAACAAGCTCAGAAAGCTGGCATGCCCAATCTGCTACTACCCCCTCATAAGCTCGAGCGATCAGTCCGC GCCGGTCAGTGCTGCTTCTAGTTCTAGTCTTGAGTGTTCTACCTGCAAGAAATTTTATCCCAATAGAGGGGATTACTGGGATATGACTGTAGCAGTTGGTTCTACTGAGTACTCTGAATCCACGACAGTGACAACTGAAGTTTTCAG GACTCCGCTGGTATCATTTCTTTATGAGAGGGGATGGCGCCAAAATTTCATTTGGAGTGGTTTCCCAGGCCTAGAGAGAGAG TTTGAAATGGCTCAAACTTATTTGAAACCGACAACTGGAGGGATTATAGTTGATGCAAGTTGTGGAAGTGGCCTGTTTTCAAGATTATTTGTTAAGAGTGAACTATATTCTCTTGTTGTGGCACTAGATTTCTCAGAGAACATGTTGAAGCAGTGCAATGAATATGTCAAGCAGGAAAACATTTCAGATAAGTATGGTCCTCAGTTCCCCAATCACCAACATTT GACATTAGCCTTGGCGAGAGCTGATATATCCCGACTCCCTTTTGTGAGCGGTTCAATTGATGCTGTCCATGCAGCTGCTGCGATCCATTGTTGGCCATCCCCAGCTTGTGCT GTTGCAGAAATTAGTCGAGTCCTTAGACCTGGGGGCGTTTTCGTTGCTTCCACTTTCGTTGCAGATATTCTTCCACCAGCTGTACCGGTATTGAGGATAGGACGCCCG TACATCAGCCAATTTACCGGCAGTAATATCTTCTTATCAGAAGCGGAGTTCGAAGATCTTTGCAGAGCGTGTGGGCTTATTGATTTCAAGTTTGTCAGAAATGGATTCTATATAATGTTCTCAGCTACTAAAGCAAGCTAA